The following proteins are encoded in a genomic region of Bradyrhizobium sp. SK17:
- the dnaK gene encoding molecular chaperone DnaK — translation MGKVIGIDLGTTNSCVAVMDGKNAKVIENAEGMRTTPSIVAFTDDGERLVGQPAKRQAVTNPERTFFAVKRLIGRRYDDPMVEKDKKLVPYKIVKASNGDAWVEADGKTYSPSQVSAFILQKMKETAEAHLGQKVDQAVITVPAYFNDAQRQATKDAGKIAGLEVLRIINEPTAAALAYGLDKTKAGTIAVYDLGGGTFDVSILEIGDGVFEVKSTNGDTFLGGEDFDMRLVGYLADEFQKEQGINLRNDKLALQRLKEAAEKAKIELSSTTQTEINLPFITADQTGPKHLTMKLTRAKFEALVADLVEKTIEPCRKALKDAGLTAGEIGEVVLVGGMTRMPKIQEVVKQFFGKEPHKGVNPDEVVAIGAAIQAGVLQGDVKDVLLLDVTPLSLGIETLGGVFTRIIDRNTTIPTKKSQVFSTAEDNQGAVTIRVFQGEREMAADNKMLGQFDLMGIPPAPRGMPQIEVTFDIDANGIVNVSAKDKATGKEQQIRIQASGGLSEADIDKMVKDAEVNAAEDKKRREAVDAKNHADGLVHSTEKALAEHGSKIADTERRAIEDAVSDLKEALKGDDAEAIKAKTNTLAQASMKLGEAMYKQQAEADAAKDAAKDDVVDAEFTEVDDDKNSKKSA, via the coding sequence ATGGGTAAGGTCATTGGGATCGACCTCGGCACCACGAATTCGTGCGTCGCCGTAATGGATGGCAAGAACGCCAAGGTGATCGAGAATGCCGAGGGCATGCGAACGACGCCGTCGATCGTTGCCTTCACTGACGATGGCGAGCGCCTCGTCGGCCAGCCGGCGAAGCGCCAGGCGGTGACCAATCCCGAGCGTACGTTCTTTGCGGTGAAGCGCCTGATCGGCCGCCGCTATGACGACCCGATGGTCGAGAAGGACAAGAAGCTCGTTCCCTACAAGATCGTCAAGGCATCGAACGGCGACGCCTGGGTCGAAGCCGATGGCAAGACCTATTCGCCCTCGCAGGTCTCGGCCTTCATCCTGCAGAAGATGAAGGAGACCGCTGAGGCGCATCTCGGCCAGAAGGTCGATCAGGCCGTCATCACCGTTCCCGCTTATTTCAACGACGCACAGCGTCAGGCCACCAAGGACGCCGGCAAGATCGCCGGCCTCGAGGTGCTGCGCATCATCAACGAGCCGACCGCGGCCGCGCTGGCTTACGGCCTCGACAAGACCAAGGCCGGCACGATCGCCGTGTACGACCTCGGCGGCGGCACCTTCGACGTCTCGATCCTCGAGATCGGCGACGGCGTGTTCGAGGTGAAGTCGACCAACGGCGACACCTTCCTCGGCGGCGAAGATTTCGACATGCGCCTGGTCGGTTATCTCGCCGACGAGTTCCAGAAGGAGCAGGGCATCAACCTGCGCAACGACAAGCTCGCTTTGCAGCGCCTGAAGGAAGCTGCGGAGAAGGCCAAGATCGAGCTGTCGTCGACCACGCAGACCGAAATCAACCTGCCGTTCATCACGGCCGACCAGACCGGTCCGAAGCATCTGACGATGAAGCTGACCCGCGCCAAGTTCGAGGCGCTGGTGGCCGATCTCGTCGAGAAGACCATCGAGCCGTGCCGCAAGGCGCTGAAGGATGCCGGCCTGACCGCCGGCGAGATCGGCGAAGTGGTGCTGGTCGGCGGCATGACCCGCATGCCGAAGATCCAGGAAGTGGTGAAGCAGTTCTTCGGCAAGGAGCCGCACAAGGGCGTCAACCCCGACGAAGTCGTCGCGATCGGCGCTGCGATCCAGGCCGGCGTGCTGCAAGGCGACGTCAAGGACGTGCTGCTGCTCGACGTGACCCCGCTGTCGCTGGGCATCGAGACGCTGGGCGGCGTGTTCACCCGCATCATCGACCGCAACACCACGATCCCGACCAAGAAGAGTCAGGTGTTCTCGACCGCCGAAGACAATCAGGGCGCCGTGACCATCCGCGTCTTCCAGGGCGAGCGTGAAATGGCGGCCGACAACAAGATGCTCGGCCAGTTCGACCTGATGGGCATTCCGCCGGCGCCGCGCGGCATGCCGCAGATCGAGGTGACCTTCGACATCGACGCCAACGGCATCGTCAACGTCTCCGCCAAGGACAAGGCGACCGGCAAGGAACAGCAGATCCGGATCCAGGCATCCGGCGGTCTGTCCGAGGCCGACATCGACAAGATGGTCAAGGACGCCGAGGTCAACGCGGCCGAGGACAAGAAGCGCCGCGAGGCAGTCGACGCCAAGAACCACGCCGATGGCCTGGTCCATTCGACCGAGAAGGCCCTGGCCGAACACGGTTCGAAGATCGCCGACACCGAGCGCCGCGCGATCGAGGATGCCGTCAGCGACCTCAAGGAAGCGCTGAAGGGCGACGACGCCGAGGCGATCAAGGCCAAGACCAACACGCTGGCGCAGGCTTCGATGAAGCTCGGCGAGGCCATGTACAAGCAGCAGGCCGAGGCCGATGCGGCCAAGGACGCTGCCAAGGATGACGTTGTCGACGCGGAGTTCACCGAGGTCGACGACGACAAGAACAGCAAGAAGTCTGCCTAA
- the pncA gene encoding bifunctional nicotinamidase/pyrazinamidase translates to MLDRRQVVAGLGTMALATLVPRSLWAAAIKPDDGSALLVIDVQNCFLPGGSLAVKDGEQVVPVINKIAKHFANVVMTQDWHTPGHVSFASAHTGKKPFETIDLAYGKQVLWPDHCVQGTDGASLSKELAIPQAELIIRKGFHKDVDSYSAFTEADGKTTTGLAAYLKARKVERVFVAGLATDFCVAWTALDARKAGFETYVVEDACRGIDTQGSLAKAWDDMAKAGVKRIQSADIA, encoded by the coding sequence ATGTTGGATCGACGACAGGTTGTTGCAGGCCTCGGCACAATGGCGCTTGCGACGCTGGTTCCAAGGAGCCTATGGGCCGCCGCGATCAAGCCTGACGACGGCTCCGCGCTGCTCGTGATCGACGTCCAGAACTGCTTCCTGCCCGGCGGCAGCCTCGCCGTGAAAGATGGCGAGCAGGTCGTGCCGGTCATCAACAAGATCGCCAAGCACTTTGCCAATGTGGTGATGACGCAGGATTGGCACACGCCCGGTCATGTCTCGTTCGCCTCGGCCCATACCGGCAAGAAGCCGTTTGAGACCATCGACCTCGCCTACGGCAAACAGGTGCTGTGGCCCGACCATTGCGTGCAGGGAACCGACGGAGCCTCGCTGTCGAAGGAACTCGCGATCCCGCAAGCCGAGCTGATCATCCGCAAGGGTTTTCACAAGGACGTCGACAGCTACTCGGCGTTCACCGAGGCAGATGGCAAGACCACCACGGGACTTGCCGCTTATCTGAAGGCGCGCAAGGTCGAGCGGGTGTTCGTGGCCGGGCTCGCCACCGATTTCTGCGTAGCGTGGACCGCGCTCGATGCGCGCAAGGCCGGCTTCGAGACCTATGTGGTGGAGGATGCCTGCCGCGGCATCGACACCCAGGGATCGCTGGCCAAGGCCTGGGACGACATGGCCAAGGCCGGCGTCAAGCGCATCCAGTCGGCCGACATCGCATAG
- a CDS encoding AraC family transcriptional regulator, translating into MAEPAAPVEFDFVRRPPSPRLAGMIVGITGYRETVAGQFVHCQTAPLIVPFIVSFGSPYLIALARRPEASDRQLSFAAGLHTGPVYIESDGRAESVQVDFTPLGAYRFFGGTITELAGRMVDLGDVLGHEGRRLRERLGNTTCWQRRFDLIEDFVLRRANHAPSPEIASAYRRLARSAGTIRITTLAADIGWSRKHLVDRFRSELGLAPKSLARMMRFHQACRIAQRGGPRAWAAIAAETGYADQAHLVREFVEFAGEPPTAWARRLAMTDSRLAHSGDLLADR; encoded by the coding sequence ATGGCCGAGCCCGCGGCCCCCGTTGAATTCGACTTCGTGCGGCGCCCGCCATCGCCACGACTGGCGGGCATGATTGTCGGGATCACCGGCTATCGTGAGACGGTCGCAGGCCAATTCGTCCACTGCCAGACGGCGCCGCTGATTGTGCCTTTCATTGTCAGCTTCGGCTCGCCCTATTTGATCGCGCTTGCGCGTCGGCCCGAGGCGTCCGACCGGCAGCTCAGCTTCGCCGCGGGCCTGCACACGGGGCCGGTCTATATCGAGTCCGATGGCCGCGCCGAAAGCGTGCAGGTGGATTTCACGCCGCTCGGCGCCTACCGCTTCTTCGGCGGCACCATCACCGAGCTCGCCGGGCGGATGGTCGATCTCGGCGACGTGCTCGGCCACGAGGGACGGCGGCTCCGCGAACGGCTCGGCAATACGACCTGCTGGCAGCGGCGCTTCGACCTGATCGAGGACTTCGTGCTCCGTCGCGCGAACCATGCGCCATCGCCTGAGATCGCGTCCGCCTATCGCAGGCTGGCGCGATCCGCCGGCACGATCCGGATCACGACGCTCGCCGCCGATATCGGGTGGAGCCGCAAGCACCTCGTCGACCGCTTTCGATCGGAGCTTGGCCTCGCCCCCAAATCGCTGGCGCGGATGATGCGCTTCCACCAGGCCTGCCGGATCGCCCAGCGCGGCGGGCCGCGCGCCTGGGCGGCGATCGCGGCGGAAACCGGCTATGCCGACCAGGCCCATCTCGTCCGCGAGTTCGTCGAATTCGCCGGGGAACCGCCGACGGCATGGGCGCGCCGGCTGGCGATGACCGACAGCCGGCTGGCGCATTCCGGCGATCTGCTGGCGGACCGGTAA
- a CDS encoding VOC family protein — translation MSNIEPPRIYPTIRCRDAEAMVGWLKAAFGFTEYVVYRHDGVIHHAELAYGSSILMLGQSRDDDYGKLVGDIGGRRTDSIYVAVDDPDALHAKAKAAGATIEMELRDTDYGSRDFACRDPEGNLWNFGTYWPKAHEKPPS, via the coding sequence ATGAGCAATATCGAACCGCCCCGCATCTACCCGACGATCCGTTGCAGGGATGCCGAGGCGATGGTCGGCTGGTTGAAGGCGGCATTCGGGTTCACCGAATACGTCGTCTACCGCCACGATGGAGTGATCCATCACGCCGAGCTGGCCTACGGTTCCTCGATCCTGATGCTCGGCCAGAGCCGCGACGACGACTATGGCAAACTGGTCGGGGACATCGGCGGCCGCCGCACCGATTCGATCTATGTCGCGGTCGACGATCCCGACGCCCTGCATGCGAAGGCCAAGGCGGCGGGGGCGACAATCGAAATGGAACTGCGCGACACCGACTATGGCAGCCGTGATTTCGCCTGCCGCGACCCGGAAGGAAATCTCTGGAACTTCGGCACCTATTGGCCGAAGGCGCATGAGAAGCCGCCGTCGTGA
- the grpE gene encoding nucleotide exchange factor GrpE, translated as MTDPNRANDNSENSAPTGEPVVSKPYIMPDDPEAGSSEALAKELAEAKDRTLRTLAEMENLRQRTRREVADAKTYGITGFARDVLDIADNLQRALDAVPAETKEAADPGLKALLEGVELTERSLLNALEKNGVKKFDPIGEKFDPNFQQAMFEVPDASVPSGTVVQVVQAGYMIGERILRPALVGVSKGGAKSAPSADITV; from the coding sequence ATGACCGATCCGAACCGGGCCAATGACAACAGCGAGAATTCGGCGCCGACGGGTGAGCCCGTGGTTTCGAAGCCCTACATCATGCCCGACGATCCCGAGGCGGGATCATCAGAGGCGCTGGCCAAGGAACTCGCCGAGGCCAAGGACCGCACGCTGCGCACGCTGGCCGAGATGGAGAACCTCCGTCAACGCACCCGCCGCGAGGTCGCCGACGCCAAGACCTACGGCATCACGGGCTTTGCCCGCGACGTGCTCGACATCGCCGACAATCTGCAACGCGCGCTCGACGCGGTGCCGGCCGAGACCAAGGAAGCCGCCGATCCCGGCCTGAAGGCGCTGCTCGAGGGCGTCGAGCTGACCGAGCGTTCGCTGCTCAACGCGCTGGAGAAGAACGGCGTCAAGAAGTTCGATCCGATCGGCGAGAAGTTCGATCCGAACTTCCAGCAGGCGATGTTCGAGGTGCCTGACGCATCGGTGCCATCAGGCACCGTGGTGCAGGTCGTGCAGGCCGGCTACATGATCGGCGAGCGCATCCTGCGTCCGGCGCTGGTCGGCGTCTCCAAGGGCGGCGCCAAGTCGGCCCCCAGCGCCGACATCACGGTCTGA
- the hrcA gene encoding heat-inducible transcriptional repressor HrcA, with product MTHHDPIGLIAPHAGLAQLNERSRDIFRQIVESYLATGEPVGSRNISRLIALPLSPASVRNVMSDLEQLGLIYAPHTSAGRLPTELGLRFFVDALMQVGDLTEAERQSIQTQLAAVGRAQSVEAALGEALTRLSGLTRAAAVVLTQKSNARLKHIEFVRLEPEKALVVLVGEDGQVENRVLALPPGVPSSALTEATNFLNARIRGRTLAEARLELETALTQNRAELDQLTQKVVAAGIASWSGGESEDRQLIVRGHANLLEDLHALDDLERIKSLFDDLETKRGVIDLLGRAERGEGVRIFIGSENKLFSLSGSSTIIAPYGDAQGRIVGVLGVIGPTRLNYARVIPTVDYAARIVSKMLGG from the coding sequence GTGACTCATCACGATCCGATCGGCCTGATCGCGCCGCATGCCGGGCTGGCCCAGCTCAACGAGCGGTCGCGCGACATTTTTCGTCAAATCGTCGAAAGCTATCTCGCCACCGGCGAGCCGGTTGGTTCGCGCAACATCTCGCGCCTGATCGCATTACCGCTGTCGCCGGCCTCGGTCCGCAACGTGATGTCGGATCTCGAGCAGCTCGGCCTGATTTACGCGCCGCACACCTCGGCGGGCCGGTTGCCGACCGAACTCGGCCTGCGGTTCTTCGTCGACGCCCTGATGCAGGTCGGCGACCTCACCGAGGCCGAGCGGCAGTCGATCCAGACCCAGCTTGCCGCCGTCGGCCGTGCGCAATCCGTCGAGGCGGCGCTCGGCGAGGCGTTGACGCGGCTGTCGGGCCTGACCCGCGCCGCGGCCGTGGTGCTGACGCAGAAGTCGAATGCGCGGCTGAAGCATATCGAATTCGTGCGGCTGGAGCCGGAGAAGGCGCTGGTCGTGCTGGTCGGCGAAGACGGCCAGGTCGAGAATCGCGTGCTGGCGCTGCCGCCCGGCGTGCCGTCCTCGGCCCTGACCGAAGCGACCAATTTCCTCAATGCGCGGATCCGCGGCCGGACGCTGGCCGAGGCGCGGCTCGAGCTCGAGACCGCGTTGACGCAAAATCGCGCCGAGCTCGACCAGCTCACGCAGAAGGTCGTCGCGGCGGGCATCGCGAGCTGGTCCGGTGGCGAGAGCGAGGACCGCCAGCTGATCGTGCGCGGCCACGCCAATCTGCTGGAGGATTTGCATGCGCTCGATGATCTCGAGCGGATCAAATCGCTGTTCGACGATCTCGAGACCAAGCGCGGCGTGATCGATCTGCTTGGCCGCGCCGAGCGCGGCGAGGGCGTGCGGATTTTCATCGGCTCGGAGAACAAGCTGTTCTCGCTGTCGGGTTCCTCGACCATCATCGCGCCCTATGGCGACGCCCAGGGCCGCATCGTCGGCGTGCTCGGCGTGATCGGGCCGACCCGGCTGAACTATGCGCGGGTGATCCCGACGGTGGATTATGCGGCGCGCATCGTCAGCAAGATGCTGGGCGGCTGA